Proteins encoded by one window of Glycine soja cultivar W05 chromosome 15, ASM419377v2, whole genome shotgun sequence:
- the LOC114387034 gene encoding uncharacterized protein LOC114387034, translating into MGIIRSCFSFIAGTVCGAYLAQNYQVPNVTKLADTALFMAKVVEEKYRKPKKRDDDDD; encoded by the coding sequence ATGGGTATAATCAGGAGTTGCTTCTCTTTCATAGCAGGGACAGTATGTGGAGCTTACTTGGCTCAGAATTATCAAGTTCCTAACGTCACAAAGTTAGCCGACACTGCCTTGTTCATGGCAAAAGTTGTGGAGGAAAAATACCGCAAGCCCAAGAAGagggatgatgatgatgattag